In the Leptotrichia sp. oral taxon 212 genome, one interval contains:
- a CDS encoding LptA/OstA family protein, with translation MWKKIAYGGLLAVLIYFLYAVFFKKIETPVDQMRKEMKAKKVIYKLKDDAIIYADEQIGSDGDKIIKFKNVVVDLLKKEMLISGKEGEINTETSDITLIKKVVGSTKDNKWNLYTEKVDYKKEGDKIISETRTRILNNVDKTEMESDKIETTTKFEEIVGTGNVIYKETEKKRELKSDKVTYNDVNKVATGEGNVSYKDDKVTITANKASYFMQSEEIHAEGNVKYKDAENNISGDRAKYFMKPEEIHADGNVHYVGKSATITGNSAKYFVKQKQVDATGNVNYSGKDLKVSANHVFYDEVKKIVNADGNGRFNYLPRATTGTFRSGVYDLANEILTTNDFYTMNYEDYRMEGTGLVYLFKTGDATFNSRFAVTKQNFTVAGDNGHMNTIAKNIFSNKMIMTSVQGDKITSNTGEGSFEKKEFRFDGNVNGKIRGNVKNFATNPTKLIEEEAVHFRGNTAKIYFISHNSKDMSVTRSEIKENVHMRYKEVNLTSQYNEIDTGKNLVLARDRVMLDFRNDTQMTSNFLYLDLNKEEGHAEKNVKIVSKLPQFANLNTSADKATVYMKEKKINLNGKVVTYQGKTKISSNNAMYSIDKKTLENTGNIKMQYHVQEGNDSSSQGKSDPKNVAAVEEVINKLSVSQNEVNSRGKINLPKTMNASNGVPVTIRWTTSNSSFLSITGKINKQFLGGDNKSVVLKAVAKVGNDSREKSFNVNIPVETTREMLERAARNIYLPETGKNLPSSVRVNIGKGTVDVPIVWMSGGNRVQSAADAKGLTAILNYQGTEYKKQY, from the coding sequence ATGTGGAAAAAAATAGCCTATGGAGGTCTGCTGGCTGTCCTGATATATTTTCTTTATGCTGTATTCTTTAAGAAAATAGAAACACCTGTAGATCAGATGAGAAAAGAAATGAAGGCAAAAAAAGTAATATATAAGCTGAAGGATGATGCGATTATTTATGCAGATGAGCAGATAGGTTCTGATGGCGATAAAATAATAAAGTTTAAAAACGTAGTTGTGGACCTGCTCAAGAAGGAAATGCTTATATCCGGAAAAGAAGGGGAAATAAATACTGAAACTTCAGATATAACGTTAATTAAAAAAGTTGTAGGAAGTACAAAGGACAACAAATGGAATCTGTATACTGAAAAAGTGGATTACAAAAAAGAAGGAGATAAAATAATCTCTGAAACAAGGACAAGAATACTTAATAATGTTGACAAGACTGAAATGGAATCTGATAAAATAGAAACTACAACAAAATTTGAAGAAATAGTAGGAACTGGAAATGTAATTTATAAAGAAACTGAAAAGAAGAGGGAACTTAAGTCAGACAAGGTAACTTACAATGATGTAAACAAAGTTGCAACAGGTGAAGGAAATGTGAGCTACAAGGATGACAAAGTGACTATCACAGCAAATAAGGCATCATATTTTATGCAGTCTGAAGAAATACACGCTGAAGGAAATGTAAAGTATAAAGATGCTGAAAACAATATAAGTGGAGACAGGGCAAAATATTTTATGAAGCCTGAAGAGATACATGCAGACGGGAATGTACATTATGTCGGTAAAAGTGCAACAATTACAGGAAACAGTGCCAAATATTTTGTAAAGCAGAAACAGGTTGATGCAACAGGGAATGTGAACTATTCAGGAAAAGATCTTAAAGTTTCCGCAAATCATGTATTCTATGATGAAGTTAAAAAGATAGTAAATGCAGATGGAAACGGTAGATTCAATTATCTCCCAAGAGCCACTACAGGTACATTCAGAAGTGGAGTATATGATCTGGCAAATGAAATATTGACTACAAATGATTTCTATACTATGAATTATGAAGATTATCGTATGGAAGGTACAGGTCTTGTATATCTGTTTAAGACAGGAGATGCCACTTTTAACAGCAGATTTGCCGTAACAAAACAGAACTTTACGGTTGCAGGAGACAATGGTCACATGAATACCATAGCAAAGAATATATTTTCAAATAAGATGATAATGACAAGTGTGCAGGGAGATAAAATAACATCTAACACCGGAGAAGGAAGTTTTGAAAAGAAAGAATTTAGATTCGATGGAAATGTAAACGGTAAAATAAGAGGGAATGTAAAGAACTTTGCAACAAATCCTACAAAGCTTATTGAAGAGGAAGCTGTCCACTTTAGAGGAAATACCGCAAAAATATACTTTATTTCCCATAACAGCAAGGATATGAGTGTTACGAGAAGTGAAATCAAGGAAAATGTACATATGCGATATAAGGAAGTAAACTTAACTTCCCAGTATAATGAAATTGATACCGGGAAAAATCTGGTGCTTGCAAGAGACAGAGTTATGCTTGACTTCAGAAATGATACCCAGATGACTTCGAATTTTCTTTATCTCGATTTGAACAAAGAAGAAGGACATGCTGAGAAAAATGTAAAAATTGTAAGTAAGCTGCCACAGTTTGCAAACTTAAATACAAGTGCAGACAAAGCAACAGTTTATATGAAGGAGAAGAAAATAAACCTGAACGGTAAAGTTGTCACGTATCAGGGAAAAACAAAGATTTCTTCTAATAATGCAATGTACAGTATTGACAAAAAAACGCTTGAAAATACTGGAAATATAAAAATGCAGTATCATGTACAGGAAGGAAATGACAGTTCTTCCCAGGGAAAATCAGATCCTAAAAATGTTGCCGCTGTGGAAGAAGTTATAAATAAACTGTCTGTTTCACAAAATGAAGTAAACAGCAGGGGGAAAATAAACCTTCCTAAGACAATGAATGCTTCAAACGGAGTGCCTGTTACAATAAGATGGACAACTTCAAATTCATCATTCCTGTCAATAACTGGGAAAATAAATAAACAATTTTTAGGTGGTGACAATAAGTCAGTTGTATTAAAAGCTGTAGCCAAAGTAGGAAATGATTCGAGGGAAAAAAGTTTCAATGTAAATATTCCGGTGGAAACAACTAGGGAAATGCTGGAAAGGGCAGCCAGAAATATTTATTTACCTGAAACAGGTAAAAATCTTCCTTCTTCTGTAAGGGTAAATATAGGAAAAGGAACAGTTGATGTACCTATAGTATGGATGTCAGGTGGAAACAGGGTACAGAGTGCAGCTGATGCGAAAGGATTGACAGCTATTCTGAATTATCAGGGTACAGAATATAAAAAACAGTATTAA
- the alaS gene encoding alanine--tRNA ligase: protein MTGNELRKSFVDFFKSKEHKHFESASLIPDDKSLLLTVAGMVPFKPFFLGEKEAPFKRITTYQKCIRTNDLENVGRTPRHHTFFEMLGNFSFGDYFKKEAIEWSWEYITEVLKLDKERLWVSVFETDDEAYRIWNEEIGIPKERLVRLGEDDNWWAAGPVGSCGPCSEIYYDTQNMGKNNEEINSKPGDEGDRFLEIWNLVFTEWNRLEDGTLVPLPEKNIDTGAGIERIASVIQEKKTNFETDLFMPIIQGIEKVLDIKKEDFDETVKIIADHIRASVFLICDGVLPSNEGRGYILRKIIRRAFGAGSAAKGKVFEKEDIFLHKLVSYVVETMKEGYPELPEKAEYIEKVIKIEEERFSNTLKNGTELLESEIIKLKGENKKELSSDISFKLYDTFGFPFELTKLIVETQGMEVSEEEFEKKLAGQVQRSKDSRTTISDMIKDEFIDEFFEKHGKTEFVGYEKFEDTGKVLYVSKSDGISGYEMIFDRTPFYAESGGQVSDTGTVTSGEFIGKVVGVAKKKDVFVHQVEVERGIVPELGKEAKLEIDVLRRKDIQRNHTATHILHKVLREKLGTHVEQSGSLVDNERLRFDFSHYEPISRETLNEIEKEANNIILANIPVKIGYENIQDAKDRGAMALFSDKYGDVVRVVEIPEFSIELCGGAHVKSTGEIGLFNIESESGIASGTRRITATTGHKSLSYVNNLEEKLDKIAGMLKTDERNVVDIVEKYISDAKAALKSFEQLQAKLVKYEINELLENVDTVNGIKVLKKSFENKSIDELKEIVDRGKEKLQSGVIILGSDNEKAIFVAGVTKDLISKVKAGDIVKVAAQVTGGNGGGRPDFAQAGGKDGNAVGQAVEKAFEYIVSQLS from the coding sequence ATGACAGGAAATGAATTAAGAAAAAGTTTTGTGGATTTCTTTAAATCTAAAGAACATAAACATTTTGAAAGTGCATCACTTATACCTGATGATAAGAGTTTACTGCTTACGGTTGCAGGGATGGTTCCTTTTAAACCGTTTTTTCTCGGAGAAAAGGAAGCACCTTTTAAAAGAATTACAACTTATCAGAAGTGTATAAGAACAAATGATCTGGAAAATGTAGGGAGAACGCCTAGACACCATACATTTTTTGAGATGCTGGGAAATTTTTCGTTTGGAGATTATTTCAAAAAAGAAGCGATAGAATGGTCATGGGAATATATAACAGAAGTACTTAAACTGGATAAAGAAAGATTATGGGTTTCTGTTTTCGAAACAGATGATGAAGCATACAGAATATGGAATGAGGAAATAGGAATACCAAAAGAAAGACTTGTAAGACTTGGTGAAGATGATAACTGGTGGGCGGCAGGGCCTGTCGGATCATGTGGACCATGTAGTGAAATATATTATGACACTCAGAATATGGGTAAAAATAATGAAGAAATAAACTCAAAACCTGGAGATGAAGGGGACAGGTTCCTTGAAATATGGAACCTTGTATTTACAGAATGGAATAGGCTTGAAGACGGTACACTGGTTCCACTTCCTGAAAAAAATATAGATACAGGAGCAGGAATTGAAAGAATAGCCTCGGTTATTCAGGAAAAGAAAACAAATTTTGAAACAGATTTATTTATGCCAATAATACAGGGAATTGAAAAGGTATTGGATATAAAGAAGGAAGACTTTGATGAGACAGTAAAAATAATAGCTGATCACATAAGAGCGTCAGTATTCCTTATATGTGACGGAGTTCTTCCTTCAAATGAAGGAAGAGGATATATACTGAGAAAAATAATAAGAAGAGCGTTTGGAGCAGGAAGTGCGGCTAAAGGAAAGGTTTTTGAAAAGGAAGACATATTTCTTCATAAACTGGTTTCATATGTTGTGGAAACTATGAAGGAAGGATATCCTGAACTTCCTGAAAAGGCAGAATATATAGAAAAAGTAATAAAAATAGAAGAAGAAAGATTCTCAAATACATTGAAAAATGGAACAGAACTTCTTGAAAGCGAAATTATTAAACTAAAAGGGGAAAATAAAAAAGAACTTTCATCAGATATTTCATTTAAATTATACGATACTTTCGGATTTCCATTTGAATTAACAAAATTAATTGTTGAAACACAGGGAATGGAAGTATCAGAAGAGGAATTTGAGAAAAAACTTGCAGGACAGGTTCAGAGATCAAAGGACAGCAGAACTACAATTTCTGATATGATAAAAGATGAGTTTATTGATGAATTTTTTGAAAAACACGGTAAGACAGAATTTGTAGGATATGAAAAATTTGAAGATACAGGAAAAGTACTGTATGTTTCAAAAAGTGACGGAATTAGCGGATATGAAATGATATTTGACAGAACACCGTTCTATGCTGAATCAGGAGGACAGGTTTCAGATACTGGAACAGTAACATCTGGAGAATTTATTGGGAAAGTTGTAGGTGTTGCAAAGAAAAAAGATGTATTTGTACATCAGGTTGAAGTGGAAAGAGGAATAGTACCTGAATTGGGAAAAGAAGCGAAGCTGGAAATAGATGTTTTAAGAAGAAAGGACATCCAGAGAAATCATACTGCAACACATATATTACATAAAGTTCTTAGGGAAAAGCTGGGAACACATGTAGAGCAGTCAGGATCACTTGTTGATAATGAAAGACTGAGATTTGACTTCTCACATTATGAACCTATTTCAAGGGAAACGCTGAATGAAATTGAAAAAGAGGCAAATAATATAATACTTGCGAATATTCCGGTAAAAATAGGATATGAAAATATTCAGGATGCAAAAGACAGAGGAGCAATGGCGTTATTTTCAGATAAATATGGAGATGTTGTCAGAGTAGTTGAAATTCCTGAATTTTCAATAGAGCTTTGTGGAGGAGCACACGTAAAATCAACTGGAGAAATTGGACTGTTCAATATCGAATCAGAAAGCGGAATAGCCTCGGGAACACGTAGAATAACTGCAACTACAGGGCATAAGAGCTTAAGTTATGTAAATAATCTGGAAGAGAAACTGGATAAAATAGCAGGTATGCTTAAAACAGATGAAAGAAATGTGGTAGATATCGTAGAAAAATATATTTCCGATGCAAAGGCAGCCTTAAAATCTTTTGAGCAGTTACAGGCAAAACTTGTAAAATATGAAATTAATGAACTTCTTGAAAATGTAGATACAGTAAATGGAATAAAAGTTCTAAAGAAGTCATTTGAAAATAAGAGTATTGATGAACTGAAGGAAATAGTGGATAGAGGAAAGGAAAAACTTCAAAGTGGAGTAATTATACTTGGTTCAGATAATGAAAAAGCCATTTTTGTGGCAGGAGTAACTAAAGATCTTATTTCTAAAGTAAAGGCAGGGGACATTGTTAAAGTTGCTGCACAGGTTACAGGTGGAAACGGTGGCGGAAGACCTGATTTTGCTCAGGCGGGTGGAAAAGATGGAAACGCTGTAGGACAGGCAGTTGAAAAAGCCTTTGAATACATAGTTTCTCAGTTGTCTTAA
- the lptB gene encoding LPS export ABC transporter ATP-binding protein, translated as MSRKINIEADSLKKIYKNREVVKNVSLSMEKGEVVGLLGPNGAGKTTTFYMITGIVKPNYGRVMYNGEDITNFPMYKRARLGLGYLPQEASVFRNLTVEENIVSVLEMRGIPKKERMETMNSLIEEFKLSHVAKSLGYALSGGERRRVEIARTISTNPDFILLDEPFAGVDPIAVEDIQNIIMQLKERGLGILITDHNVRETLRITERAYIMAEGTILIAGTGQEIANNETARKVYLGDNFKLD; from the coding sequence ATGAGTAGAAAAATCAATATAGAAGCTGACAGTTTAAAAAAGATATATAAAAACAGGGAAGTTGTAAAAAATGTCAGCTTAAGCATGGAAAAAGGTGAGGTTGTAGGACTTCTTGGACCAAATGGAGCAGGAAAGACAACTACATTTTACATGATAACAGGAATTGTGAAGCCTAACTATGGCAGAGTAATGTATAATGGGGAAGATATTACAAATTTTCCGATGTATAAAAGGGCAAGACTGGGTCTGGGCTATCTTCCTCAGGAAGCATCAGTATTCAGAAATCTTACTGTTGAGGAAAATATAGTTTCAGTTCTGGAAATGCGTGGGATTCCTAAGAAGGAAAGAATGGAAACAATGAACAGCCTCATAGAGGAATTTAAACTTTCCCATGTGGCAAAAAGTTTAGGATATGCTCTTTCGGGAGGGGAAAGAAGAAGGGTGGAAATTGCCAGAACAATTTCTACAAATCCTGACTTCATTCTTCTGGATGAGCCTTTTGCAGGGGTTGATCCTATTGCGGTTGAGGATATTCAGAATATAATAATGCAGCTAAAGGAAAGAGGTCTTGGAATTCTCATAACAGACCATAACGTAAGGGAAACATTGAGAATAACTGAAAGAGCCTATATTATGGCTGAAGGTACTATACTTATTGCAGGAACAGGACAGGAAATTGCAAATAATGAAACTGCAAGAAAAGTTTATCTTGGAGATAATTTCAAGCTTGATTAA